In the genome of Pseudomonas bubulae, one region contains:
- the rplX gene encoding 50S ribosomal protein L24, producing the protein MQKIRRDDEIIVIAGKDKGKRGKVLKVLANNRLVIGGLNLVKRHTKPNPMSGVQGGIVEKEAPLDASNVAIFNSETSKADRVGFKVEEGKKIRVFKSTQKAVDA; encoded by the coding sequence ATGCAAAAGATTCGTCGTGACGACGAGATCATCGTGATCGCCGGCAAAGACAAAGGTAAGCGCGGTAAGGTGCTTAAGGTTCTCGCTAACAACCGTTTGGTTATTGGCGGTCTGAACCTGGTTAAGCGTCATACCAAGCCTAACCCGATGTCGGGCGTACAAGGCGGTATCGTCGAGAAAGAAGCTCCACTGGACGCTTCTAACGTGGCCATCTTCAACAGCGAAACCAGCAAAGCAGATCGCGTTGGTTTCAAAGTAGAAGAAGGCAAAAAAATTCGTGTCTTCAAGTCGACCCAAAAAGCGGTTGATGCTTGA
- the rplN gene encoding 50S ribosomal protein L14: protein MIQTQSMLDVADNSGARRVMCIKVLGGSHRRYAGIGDIIKVTVKEAIPRGKVKKGQVMTAVVVRTRHGVRRADGSIIRFDGNAAVLLNNKQEPIGTRIFGPVTRELRTEKFMKIVSLAPEVL, encoded by the coding sequence ATGATTCAGACTCAATCCATGCTCGATGTGGCCGATAACAGCGGCGCACGCCGCGTTATGTGCATCAAGGTGCTGGGTGGCTCCCATCGTCGTTACGCTGGTATCGGTGACATCATCAAAGTTACCGTGAAGGAAGCAATTCCTCGCGGTAAAGTGAAAAAAGGCCAAGTGATGACTGCTGTTGTAGTCCGCACTCGTCACGGCGTACGTCGTGCTGATGGCTCCATTATCCGCTTTGATGGCAACGCTGCTGTTCTTCTGAACAACAAGCAAGAGCCGATCGGCACCCGTATCTTTGGGCCAGTGACCCGTGAACTTCGTACTGAGAAGTTCATGAAGATCGTCTCGCTCGCCCCAGAAGTGCTGTAA